One window of Cohnella hashimotonis genomic DNA carries:
- a CDS encoding glycoside hydrolase family 88/105 protein, with translation MEQPQTAAAETSRSRDNYSPIQWAELACEALMAKFEPEQLPPDRFHYHQGVFLSGMEKCWRETGNSKYLDYIKRWVDSHVSEDGSIRKINLEELDDIQPGVLLFNLYEKTRDERYKKALDALVPLIKSWKTNPSGGFWHKDYCPNQMWLDSLYMGGPIAVQYGRTFGDDAYFDLMAHQALLMAEHTTDPVTGLMYHGWDETRTAEWADPKTGLASEFWGRAIGWYPVALLEIFEYMPEDHRDRAKLTAILQNLLVALTKYQDAATGRWYQVVDQTDRPDNWLENSCTALYVHAIAKAVRMGYLDAKYMANAWRGYQGVIDTLTFDGDGHVVIGGICIGTGIGDYAHYIARPTSKNDLHGAGAFILMCAEMCRHRA, from the coding sequence ATGGAACAGCCGCAAACGGCAGCCGCAGAAACGTCCCGGTCCCGGGATAACTACTCCCCGATCCAGTGGGCCGAGCTGGCTTGCGAGGCGCTGATGGCCAAGTTCGAGCCCGAGCAGCTCCCCCCGGACCGGTTCCACTATCATCAAGGCGTCTTTTTGTCGGGCATGGAGAAATGCTGGAGGGAGACGGGGAATTCCAAATACCTGGACTACATCAAGCGTTGGGTGGACAGCCATGTAAGCGAGGACGGCAGCATCCGGAAGATCAACCTGGAGGAGCTCGACGACATCCAGCCCGGCGTGCTCCTGTTCAACCTGTACGAGAAAACCCGAGACGAACGCTACAAGAAAGCGCTGGACGCGCTAGTGCCGCTCATTAAATCGTGGAAAACAAATCCGTCGGGGGGATTTTGGCACAAAGACTATTGCCCGAATCAAATGTGGCTTGACAGCCTGTACATGGGCGGCCCGATCGCCGTCCAATACGGCCGAACGTTCGGCGACGATGCGTACTTCGATCTGATGGCGCACCAAGCGCTGCTCATGGCGGAGCATACGACCGACCCCGTCACCGGCTTGATGTACCACGGCTGGGACGAGACCCGGACCGCCGAGTGGGCGGACCCGAAGACCGGCCTCGCCTCGGAGTTCTGGGGGCGCGCCATCGGCTGGTATCCGGTCGCCTTGCTGGAGATATTCGAGTACATGCCCGAGGATCACCGCGACAGAGCCAAGCTGACGGCCATCCTGCAGAACCTGCTCGTCGCGCTGACGAAGTATCAGGACGCCGCCACCGGCCGCTGGTACCAGGTCGTGGACCAGACGGACCGGCCGGACAATTGGCTTGAAAATTCCTGCACCGCCCTCTACGTCCATGCGATCGCCAAAGCGGTACGGATGGGCTACCTGGACGCTAAGTATATGGCGAACGCCTGGAGGGGCTATCAGGGTGTGATCGATACGCTGACGTTCGACGGCGACGGGCATGTCGTCATCGGCGGCATCTGCATCGGCACGGGCATTGGGGACTACGCCCACTATATCGCGCGACCGACCAGCAAGAACGATCTGCACGGCGCAGGCGCGTTCATCCTCATGTGCGCGGAAATGTGCCGGCATCGCGCCTGA
- a CDS encoding AraC family transcriptional regulator produces the protein MEEIRYDNAEGTFTVSHRKAPRHHMPVRHFHGTYEIFYLMSGRRRFFIQDRTIVIGEGDIVVIAPNVVHRTTDTDRPEHERIVVNLRGEDMLAVNGASADMLDALSVREFVVISVGASAERHDLDALARRIVREVRDRGPGFELYAQTLAMQLLVNCFRLAGPADEPLRDDPSPMHARMSEIVKFINGHYAEPLSLRMLSERFFVSPYYLSRSFKEVTGFAFVEYVNSVRVKEAKKLLEQSTLPVNQIARKAGFRSVTHFGRVFKLVTGRPPMYYRKGR, from the coding sequence GTGGAGGAGATCCGGTACGATAATGCGGAAGGAACCTTCACGGTTTCCCATCGGAAGGCGCCGCGGCATCATATGCCGGTTCGGCACTTTCACGGCACGTACGAGATTTTTTATTTGATGTCGGGCCGGCGGCGGTTTTTTATCCAGGACCGGACGATCGTCATCGGCGAAGGCGACATCGTCGTTATCGCGCCGAACGTCGTGCACCGGACGACCGATACGGATAGGCCCGAGCACGAGCGGATTGTCGTGAACCTGCGCGGGGAAGACATGCTCGCGGTGAACGGCGCAAGCGCGGATATGCTGGATGCGCTGTCTGTGCGGGAGTTCGTCGTTATCTCTGTTGGCGCTTCGGCCGAACGGCATGACCTTGACGCGCTTGCGCGGCGGATCGTGCGGGAGGTTCGCGACCGCGGGCCGGGTTTTGAGCTTTACGCGCAGACGCTTGCCATGCAGCTGCTGGTGAATTGCTTCAGGCTGGCGGGTCCGGCAGATGAGCCGCTCCGGGACGACCCGAGCCCGATGCATGCCCGAATGTCGGAGATCGTCAAGTTTATCAACGGGCATTATGCGGAGCCGCTGTCGCTGCGGATGCTGTCCGAGCGCTTTTTCGTCAGTCCCTATTACTTGAGCCGCTCCTTTAAGGAGGTAACTGGCTTTGCGTTTGTCGAATACGTCAACAGCGTCCGGGTCAAGGAGGCGAAGAAGCTGCTGGAACAGTCCACCCTTCCGGTCAATCAGATCGCGAGGAAGGCTGGCTTTCGGTCCGTCACGCATTTCGGGCGCGTGTTCAAGCTCGTCACGGGCCGCCCGCCGATGTACTACAGGAAAGGGAGATAG
- a CDS encoding GNAT family N-acetyltransferase has product MIFERFEEKHIEGALALWNKELGASFPMRPRLLRQNALEDSRLLLKGSWAARDSKNGTVVGFAISKMPGEDDGRFGLRRDAGWIQALLVDSSQRGSGLGSELLRLAEDAIREAGAERVALGNDLHRRLFPGIPGELAATRQWFERRGYVHREDVYDLIKSYGPDERVAMPAFGGGALARVAGPADREALTAFMARCFPGTWDLQHRDYWERGGMGREYVLLEKDGAIVGFCRINDAASPLLAQNVYWAPLFEEELGGIGPLGIDEACRGYRYGISIVQAAIHFLTARGVRRIVIDTTPFVEFYGKLGYEVWKSYAKYDKELAEA; this is encoded by the coding sequence ATGATATTCGAGAGGTTCGAGGAGAAGCACATAGAGGGCGCGTTGGCGCTGTGGAACAAGGAGCTGGGCGCCTCGTTTCCTATGCGGCCGAGACTGCTGCGGCAGAATGCGCTTGAGGATAGCCGGCTGCTGCTCAAGGGATCTTGGGCCGCACGCGATTCCAAGAACGGGACGGTCGTAGGCTTCGCGATCTCTAAAATGCCGGGCGAGGACGACGGCCGCTTCGGTCTTCGGCGAGACGCCGGGTGGATCCAGGCGCTGCTGGTCGATTCGTCGCAACGGGGGAGCGGCCTCGGGAGCGAGCTGCTGCGTCTGGCCGAAGATGCCATACGCGAAGCCGGAGCGGAGCGAGTTGCACTGGGCAACGATCTGCATCGCCGCCTGTTCCCGGGCATACCGGGAGAACTCGCGGCGACGCGACAATGGTTCGAACGCAGGGGTTACGTTCACAGGGAAGACGTCTACGACCTGATCAAGTCGTACGGACCGGACGAGCGCGTCGCCATGCCCGCATTCGGCGGCGGCGCGTTGGCGAGAGTCGCGGGGCCGGCGGACCGGGAAGCGCTGACGGCGTTTATGGCGAGGTGCTTCCCGGGAACCTGGGATTTGCAGCATCGCGACTATTGGGAGAGGGGCGGCATGGGGCGCGAGTACGTCCTGCTTGAGAAGGACGGCGCGATCGTCGGCTTCTGCCGGATAAACGATGCGGCTTCGCCTCTGCTGGCGCAGAATGTGTACTGGGCGCCGCTATTCGAGGAGGAGCTCGGCGGCATCGGTCCGCTCGGCATCGACGAAGCGTGCAGGGGATATCGGTATGGCATCTCGATCGTGCAAGCCGCCATTCACTTCCTGACGGCGCGCGGCGTGCGGCGGATCGTCATCGACACGACGCCGTTCGTCGAATTTTACGGCAAGCTCGGCTACGAGGTGTGGAAATCGTACGCCAAATACGATAAGGAGTTGGCCGAGGCGTAA
- a CDS encoding AraC family transcriptional regulator — MSEVIAKQQQELAGIITRYSEKDGVYQTDIPFLRFVRDSNALVTNHGMYTPSFCIVVQGEKEVLLGEERFRYCPSDYLISSVHLPVIAKITKATPNEPYLGYILEFTADQILEVIRDSNIEEGSKENAKRGMYVSQIDLPLLDPALRLARLMDHPNDIPLLAPLYTKEILYRVLQGKHGRALQQIAIMGSSAHQINDVILYLTNNFSRSQRIEELADIANMSVSTLHRHFKEVTAMSPIQFQKQLRLQEARRLLLTEGADATDVAFRVGYESPSQFSREYSRMYGLPPRQDVKRLKT, encoded by the coding sequence ATGTCTGAAGTCATTGCAAAACAGCAACAAGAACTGGCCGGCATTATTACTCGATATTCGGAAAAGGACGGCGTTTATCAAACCGATATCCCATTCTTACGTTTTGTTCGCGATTCCAATGCGCTTGTAACTAACCATGGAATGTATACCCCTTCTTTTTGTATTGTCGTTCAGGGAGAGAAAGAGGTTTTACTCGGAGAGGAACGATTTCGATACTGCCCATCTGATTATCTAATTTCTTCTGTTCATCTACCCGTTATCGCCAAAATCACTAAAGCTACACCCAATGAACCGTATTTAGGCTATATTCTCGAATTTACTGCAGATCAAATTTTAGAGGTTATACGCGACTCAAATATCGAGGAAGGTTCAAAGGAAAATGCTAAGCGTGGTATGTATGTAAGCCAGATAGATCTACCTTTACTCGATCCAGCCCTTAGGCTAGCGCGTTTAATGGATCATCCAAATGATATACCGCTGCTCGCGCCACTCTATACAAAGGAAATTCTATATCGAGTTCTGCAAGGTAAGCATGGAAGGGCGCTCCAGCAAATAGCGATTATGGGTAGTTCCGCTCATCAAATCAACGATGTAATTTTATACCTGACAAACAACTTTTCACGATCACAACGAATTGAAGAACTTGCCGACATTGCTAATATGAGTGTTTCTACGCTACATCGACACTTTAAAGAAGTTACTGCGATGAGCCCAATACAATTTCAAAAGCAACTAAGACTTCAGGAGGCACGGCGTTTACTATTAACCGAAGGGGCAGATGCCACAGATGTAGCATTTCGGGTAGGTTATGAAAGTCCATCCCAATTTAGCCGCGAGTATTCCCGAATGTATGGCTTACCGCCTAGACAGGATGTAAAACGCTTGAAAACTTGA
- a CDS encoding aldo/keto reductase — MQKVVLNNGVEMPVLGFGVFQIADQNECEQSVFDAIAAGYRLIDTAASYMNEEAVGRAIKRSGVAREELFITTKLWVQDTGYEKTKKAFERSLARLQLHYLDLYLIHQPFGDVHGSWRAMEELYHEGKVRAIGVSNFHEDRLIDMIIQNEVTPAVNQVETHPFNQQIDNAKFMKENNVQIESWAPFAEGKNDLFHNEVLVSIAQKYNKSVAQVVLRWMTQREVVVIPKSVRKERIIENFNIFDFELTQQDMESIAKLDTKESLFFSHRDPAMVKWISERKLEI, encoded by the coding sequence ATGCAAAAAGTTGTTTTGAACAATGGTGTAGAGATGCCTGTACTCGGTTTTGGTGTTTTTCAGATAGCGGATCAAAATGAATGTGAACAAAGCGTTTTCGACGCCATCGCGGCAGGCTATCGGCTAATTGATACTGCGGCTTCTTATATGAATGAGGAAGCAGTGGGTAGAGCGATTAAGCGGAGTGGCGTGGCACGAGAAGAACTGTTTATTACGACAAAGCTTTGGGTGCAGGATACTGGCTACGAGAAAACTAAGAAGGCATTCGAGCGATCGCTGGCACGGTTGCAGCTTCACTACCTCGATCTATATTTAATTCATCAGCCTTTTGGTGATGTACATGGTTCTTGGCGAGCGATGGAGGAGTTGTATCACGAGGGAAAAGTCCGTGCAATTGGTGTAAGTAACTTTCATGAGGATCGTTTGATCGATATGATTATTCAAAATGAAGTTACGCCGGCCGTTAACCAGGTTGAAACGCACCCGTTTAACCAACAAATCGACAATGCAAAATTCATGAAGGAAAACAATGTTCAGATCGAGTCCTGGGCACCATTCGCTGAAGGGAAAAACGATCTTTTCCATAATGAGGTATTGGTGTCCATAGCTCAGAAGTATAATAAATCCGTTGCTCAAGTGGTTTTGCGTTGGATGACGCAACGAGAAGTTGTTGTAATACCAAAATCTGTTCGTAAGGAACGAATTATTGAGAACTTCAACATCTTTGATTTTGAATTAACCCAGCAGGACATGGAGTCGATTGCTAAGCTGGATACAAAAGAAAGCCTGTTCTTCTCGCATCGTGACCCTGCGATGGTAAAATGGATCAGTGAACGTAAGCTAGAAATTTAA
- a CDS encoding GrpB family protein, producing MGLTLKVVEYDPGWIRTFEELREFVLPVLNDLIITIEHVGSTSVPGIAAKPIVDMDVVVSTQEDVHTAIQRLATLGYVHEGDLGANGREAFIPPDDVVWHHLYVCTVDNVEYKRHILFRFVRPSRRRQKIQ from the coding sequence TTGGGCTTGACGCTAAAAGTTGTTGAGTACGACCCTGGTTGGATTCGGACATTTGAAGAGCTAAGGGAGTTTGTACTCCCGGTATTAAATGACCTTATTATCACAATTGAGCACGTTGGTAGTACATCGGTTCCAGGAATAGCAGCAAAGCCTATTGTCGATATGGACGTAGTGGTCTCTACACAAGAAGATGTGCACACGGCTATCCAAAGACTCGCAACTCTAGGCTATGTCCATGAAGGTGATTTAGGGGCTAATGGACGAGAGGCCTTTATTCCTCCCGACGATGTCGTTTGGCATCACCTGTACGTATGTACAGTGGACAATGTGGAATATAAGCGACATATACTTTTTCGCTTTGTGAGGCCATCTCGAAGACGCCAAAAGATACAGTGA
- a CDS encoding helix-turn-helix transcriptional regulator: MKWTARFRGTAKNQMSLFYTLFGSFIAIILLLVSINWVAFTFFRQNIRDEIILNSSLNLNATAANYEKHIKLVRSFMLGYLFDNDTEILKRGDPMRRYDVVVDVQKSLAHDLNNTSLYLDNIVYYFRGDDFIIDRDGTRDADTMFSKFYYEPAYTADFWRHEMDREVSFKVYPAASFASVTPFERKPLGTLMPILVKNGYDRDFAFIAFLNGDRIYTAFHQAKPSSTFFIVDAAGQALYSSDDSVALPTEIAGKTGKGYVKIDNSYYFYRTGGETGFTYFEMVPDKGLAAQLRRLNLIMLALLVLSVLIGLAVSYWFSKRFHNPLANMIRSVQSLRAVGVPAGEGSRIKEFNLLHDTLSDLSRSNREYHEDLLAKNNLLQQFAYMKKLKKIHGGVDQLPVTVDSDAHYRLVLSQIEFKERFAKEIANAPLRAFNMYKELIDAHFSSRYDDSLTFQLEKDQVLTILFVKNDRGASLQGENMDELVRMLGTDIPYCNFTIAISPVRSHSADFAETYQDVLDLVKQRRLGEDVQVIGEWIPQPSLMIPAPSEEQELTANLQAGCDEVTVPLVNQLLDQLARAGALAHQFQDFAKDVVNRTIKILYAQNISFTTFAEGGSPYDQLKSCYTLEQYKAFFGKFLAKSAEAVRAKKSETDIITKFVMEYVEEHFGDDLSLDAIAGKLGITGPYLSTYFKEKTGTNLSDYILTVRINKASQMLRDTDLLIQEIASLVGYYTVASFNRVFKRYTGLTPSEFRRSHN; encoded by the coding sequence ATGAAATGGACGGCGCGATTCCGGGGGACGGCCAAAAATCAGATGTCTCTTTTCTACACCTTGTTCGGCAGCTTCATCGCGATCATTCTCCTTCTGGTCTCCATCAATTGGGTTGCCTTCACGTTTTTCAGGCAAAACATCCGGGACGAGATCATCCTGAACAGCAGCCTAAATCTGAACGCGACGGCCGCCAATTACGAGAAACATATCAAGCTGGTTCGCAGCTTTATGCTCGGCTATCTATTCGACAACGACACGGAAATCTTGAAGCGCGGCGATCCGATGAGGCGGTACGACGTCGTCGTCGACGTGCAGAAGTCGCTGGCGCACGATTTGAACAACACCTCGCTCTACCTGGACAATATCGTCTATTACTTCCGCGGCGACGACTTCATAATCGACCGGGACGGCACGCGCGACGCGGATACGATGTTTTCGAAGTTTTATTATGAACCGGCGTATACGGCCGATTTTTGGCGGCACGAGATGGACCGCGAGGTTAGCTTCAAAGTGTATCCCGCCGCTTCGTTCGCCTCCGTCACGCCCTTCGAGCGCAAGCCGCTCGGGACGCTGATGCCGATTCTGGTCAAAAACGGCTACGATCGCGACTTCGCCTTCATCGCTTTCCTGAACGGCGACCGCATCTATACGGCTTTTCACCAGGCCAAGCCGAGCAGCACGTTTTTTATCGTCGACGCCGCGGGGCAAGCGCTCTATTCTTCCGACGACAGTGTCGCGCTTCCGACGGAGATCGCCGGGAAGACCGGGAAGGGCTATGTAAAAATCGACAACAGCTACTACTTCTATCGGACCGGCGGGGAGACCGGGTTTACGTACTTTGAGATGGTGCCCGACAAAGGACTGGCCGCGCAGCTTCGCCGGCTGAACCTGATCATGCTGGCGCTGCTCGTCCTGTCGGTGCTGATCGGCCTTGCTGTGTCGTATTGGTTCTCCAAGCGGTTCCACAATCCGCTTGCGAACATGATCCGCTCCGTGCAGTCCCTGCGCGCGGTCGGCGTCCCCGCGGGCGAGGGGAGCCGGATCAAGGAATTCAACCTGCTGCACGACACGTTAAGCGACCTGTCGCGCTCCAACCGAGAATATCATGAAGACCTGCTCGCCAAAAACAACCTGCTGCAGCAGTTCGCTTATATGAAGAAGCTGAAAAAGATTCACGGCGGCGTCGATCAGCTGCCGGTGACCGTCGACTCGGACGCGCATTACCGGCTCGTGCTGTCGCAGATCGAATTCAAGGAGCGCTTCGCCAAGGAGATCGCGAACGCGCCCCTACGCGCCTTCAACATGTACAAAGAGCTGATTGACGCGCATTTCTCCAGCCGGTACGACGATTCCCTCACCTTCCAGCTGGAGAAGGATCAGGTGCTGACGATCCTGTTTGTCAAAAACGATCGCGGCGCGAGCCTGCAAGGCGAAAATATGGACGAACTGGTCCGCATGCTGGGTACGGACATCCCGTACTGCAACTTCACGATCGCGATCAGCCCGGTCCGCAGCCACTCCGCCGACTTCGCGGAGACGTACCAGGACGTCCTCGATCTGGTCAAGCAGCGCAGGCTCGGCGAGGACGTGCAGGTCATCGGCGAATGGATCCCGCAGCCTTCGCTTATGATACCGGCGCCTTCCGAGGAGCAGGAGCTTACGGCCAACCTGCAGGCCGGCTGCGACGAGGTGACGGTGCCGCTCGTGAACCAGCTGCTCGACCAGCTCGCGCGGGCGGGCGCGCTCGCCCATCAATTTCAGGACTTCGCCAAGGACGTGGTCAATCGCACGATCAAAATTTTGTACGCGCAAAATATATCGTTCACGACCTTCGCCGAAGGCGGATCGCCCTACGATCAATTGAAAAGCTGCTACACGCTGGAGCAATACAAGGCGTTCTTCGGGAAGTTCCTCGCGAAGTCGGCCGAAGCCGTGCGCGCGAAGAAATCCGAGACCGATATCATCACGAAGTTCGTCATGGAATACGTCGAGGAGCATTTCGGCGACGATCTCTCGCTCGACGCGATCGCGGGCAAGCTGGGCATCACGGGACCTTATTTGTCCACGTACTTTAAGGAAAAGACGGGCACGAATCTCAGCGACTACATCCTGACCGTGCGCATCAACAAAGCCAGCCAGATGCTGCGGGATACCGATCTGCTCATCCAGGAGATCGCTTCGCTCGTCGGCTACTATACCGTCGCCTCGTTCAACCGCGTGTTCAAGCGCTACACGGGGCTTACGCCGAGCGAGTTCAGGAGAAGTCATAATTAG
- a CDS encoding Gfo/Idh/MocA family protein: MGYRVAVIGAGIIAGSHLKAMLGRDDLAPCAVADIALDRANALAAEHGIPSYADYKEMIEKERPDIAVVTLPHFLHREAACFAAARGCHIMLEKPMAMSVSECDEIIEAVYAGGVKLMVGHTQHYDAANLAAKAWIDGGRLGRLTMINDRRHQRYDTPTRPAWFFEKDKAGGGILTNLGSHSIDKILWMTGERIARVTASIRYADMRGDIEGGGSALLVTESGIPATLSQSGYPGAVVDETEFRFTGGCMKLLTGRGLWVSDGGDYEQVNVPPQPDPFVRQFEDLIGAIRDNREPECSMAYSRSVVAVVESLYRSHERGAETEVER, encoded by the coding sequence ATGGGATATCGCGTGGCCGTGATCGGAGCCGGCATCATCGCAGGCTCGCATCTGAAGGCGATGCTGGGCAGAGATGACCTCGCGCCCTGCGCGGTCGCTGACATTGCCCTGGATCGGGCGAACGCCTTGGCGGCAGAGCACGGCATCCCGTCCTACGCGGACTACAAAGAAATGATCGAAAAAGAACGGCCGGATATCGCGGTCGTCACCCTGCCTCATTTTTTGCACAGGGAAGCCGCGTGCTTCGCCGCCGCCCGAGGCTGCCATATCATGCTCGAGAAGCCGATGGCGATGAGCGTGAGCGAATGCGACGAGATCATCGAAGCCGTGTACGCCGGCGGGGTCAAGCTGATGGTCGGCCACACGCAGCATTACGACGCGGCCAATCTCGCGGCCAAGGCCTGGATCGACGGCGGCCGGCTCGGACGACTGACGATGATTAACGACAGGCGCCACCAACGGTACGACACGCCAACCAGGCCGGCATGGTTTTTCGAGAAAGACAAGGCCGGCGGAGGCATCCTGACGAATCTGGGTTCGCATTCGATCGACAAGATCTTATGGATGACTGGCGAGAGAATCGCGAGAGTGACGGCAAGCATCCGCTATGCGGATATGAGAGGGGATATCGAAGGGGGCGGCTCGGCCTTGCTCGTGACCGAATCGGGCATACCCGCGACGCTGTCGCAATCGGGCTACCCGGGCGCCGTCGTCGACGAGACGGAATTCCGGTTCACGGGCGGCTGCATGAAGCTGCTGACGGGTAGAGGGCTCTGGGTAAGCGACGGAGGCGATTATGAGCAAGTGAACGTGCCGCCGCAGCCGGACCCGTTCGTCCGCCAGTTCGAGGACCTGATCGGCGCGATTCGCGACAACCGCGAGCCCGAATGCTCGATGGCTTACTCCCGCAGCGTCGTGGCAGTCGTAGAGAGTCTGTACCGCTCGCATGAACGAGGGGCGGAAACGGAGGTCGAACGTTAA
- a CDS encoding ABC transporter permease has product MALFRLKFNRSKYLLLLFLPALIYYILFKYVPMFGILISFKDYNPFKGIWQSDWVGLKYYSMFFHSPDFPKLLKNTVLLGVYKVVFGFPAPIILALLLNEVRKGVVKRLVQSISYLPHFISNVVVVSMMFLFLSPTSGLVNHLIEWMGYSSVNFMQNENYFRTLYILSEIWQHIGWETIIYLAALSAIDPQLYEAATVDGASRWHQLRHITVPGIMPAIVILFILNIGHVLDIGFEKVLLMLNPSIYSTADVLSTYVFRTGIQAMNYSYGTAIDLFTSVVNLLFILTANWISRKTSETSLW; this is encoded by the coding sequence GTGGCGTTATTCCGATTGAAATTCAATAGAAGCAAGTACCTGCTGCTGCTCTTTTTGCCGGCGCTGATCTACTACATTCTGTTCAAGTACGTGCCGATGTTCGGCATCCTCATCTCGTTCAAGGATTACAACCCGTTCAAGGGGATCTGGCAGAGCGACTGGGTGGGACTCAAGTATTATTCGATGTTTTTTCACAGTCCGGACTTCCCCAAGCTGCTGAAAAACACCGTCCTGCTCGGCGTCTACAAGGTCGTCTTCGGCTTCCCGGCCCCGATCATTCTGGCGCTGCTGCTTAACGAAGTGAGGAAGGGCGTCGTCAAGCGGCTCGTGCAGTCGATCAGCTACCTGCCTCACTTCATCTCGAACGTTGTCGTGGTGAGCATGATGTTCCTCTTCCTGTCACCGACAAGCGGCCTCGTCAACCACTTGATCGAATGGATGGGCTACAGTTCCGTCAACTTCATGCAAAACGAGAACTATTTCCGCACGCTCTACATCTTGTCGGAGATCTGGCAGCATATCGGCTGGGAAACGATTATTTATCTGGCCGCGCTCAGCGCCATCGATCCGCAGCTGTACGAAGCGGCGACCGTGGACGGAGCGAGCCGTTGGCATCAGTTGCGCCATATTACGGTACCCGGCATCATGCCGGCGATCGTCATCCTGTTTATCCTGAACATCGGTCACGTCCTCGACATCGGCTTCGAAAAGGTGTTGCTCATGCTCAATCCGTCGATCTATTCGACCGCGGACGTGCTGAGCACGTACGTGTTCCGGACGGGCATCCAGGCGATGAACTACAGCTACGGTACCGCGATCGACCTGTTCACGAGCGTCGTTAACCTGCTCTTCATCCTCACGGCGAACTGGATCAGCCGCAAGACGAGCGAGACGAGCCTATGGTGA
- a CDS encoding carbohydrate ABC transporter permease: protein MKPKFGLFDVILYVVLFAVAASALYPFIYMIAVSLSGTVPVLKGEVFFWPKEFNLNTYAAVFDNPEIGRAYVNTIIYTAIGTAISLIVSAAGAYSLSKRDMLFRNGFMVMVVITLFFSGGMIPTFLVVKSYHLIDTIWAMVLPGAVSTWNLIVMRTFFSGMPQEVEESGKIDGLTDIGIFFRLVLPLSKAILATIGLFYGVAIWNNFFSALLYLRDADLFPLQVIVRNMVLQGSGGANGAGNIGGDSMIVDEALKYATIIVTTVPILLIYPFLQKYFAKGALIGSVKG, encoded by the coding sequence ATGAAGCCTAAATTCGGTCTATTCGATGTCATTTTGTATGTCGTGCTGTTCGCCGTCGCCGCGTCTGCGCTGTATCCGTTCATTTATATGATCGCGGTCTCGCTCAGCGGCACCGTGCCCGTGCTGAAGGGCGAAGTGTTCTTCTGGCCCAAGGAATTCAACCTGAACACGTACGCGGCCGTCTTCGACAATCCGGAGATCGGACGCGCCTACGTCAATACGATTATCTATACGGCGATCGGCACGGCCATCTCGCTCATCGTCAGCGCGGCGGGAGCTTACTCGCTCTCCAAGCGTGATATGCTGTTCCGCAACGGTTTTATGGTCATGGTCGTCATTACGCTCTTTTTCAGCGGCGGCATGATCCCGACCTTTCTCGTCGTCAAAAGCTATCATCTCATCGATACGATCTGGGCGATGGTACTGCCGGGCGCAGTCAGCACGTGGAACCTGATCGTCATGCGCACGTTTTTCTCCGGCATGCCCCAGGAGGTGGAGGAGTCCGGCAAGATCGACGGGTTGACCGACATCGGCATCTTTTTCCGGCTCGTGCTTCCGCTGTCCAAAGCGATTCTCGCGACGATCGGCCTGTTCTACGGCGTCGCCATCTGGAACAACTTTTTCTCCGCGCTGCTCTATCTGCGGGATGCCGACTTGTTCCCGCTGCAGGTCATCGTTCGCAATATGGTGCTGCAAGGCTCGGGCGGCGCCAATGGCGCGGGCAACATCGGCGGCGACAGCATGATCGTCGACGAAGCGCTCAAGTACGCCACCATTATCGTGACCACGGTTCCCATCCTCTTGATCTACCCGTTCCTCCAGAAGTATTTTGCCAAGGGGGCGCTCATCGGGTCGGTCAAAGGTTAA